In the Streptomyces sp. f51 genome, one interval contains:
- a CDS encoding ABC transporter permease gives MSTLLERTGTADGYRARRTLPLRVELVRQLKRRRTLVMGAILAALPFVLLIAFAIGGQPGGRNDRITLMDTATASGANFAAVNLFVSAGFLLVIPVALFCGDTVASEASWSSLRYLLAAPVPRARLLWSKLTVALGLSLAAMVLLPVVALAVGTAAYGWGPLEIPTGGALSAGTAAQRLLAVIAYIFVSQLVTAGLAFWLSTKTDAPLGAVGGAVGLTIVGNVLDAVTALGHWRDFLPAHWQFAWADVIQPTPEWGGMIQGAAISVTYALVLFALAFRGFRHKDIVS, from the coding sequence ATGAGCACGCTCCTGGAGCGGACCGGCACGGCCGACGGGTACCGGGCGCGCCGCACCCTGCCGCTGCGCGTCGAACTCGTCCGCCAGCTCAAGCGCCGCCGCACCCTGGTGATGGGCGCGATCCTCGCGGCCCTGCCCTTCGTCCTGCTGATCGCGTTCGCGATCGGCGGGCAGCCCGGCGGGCGCAACGACCGGATCACCCTGATGGACACCGCCACCGCCTCGGGCGCCAACTTCGCCGCGGTGAACCTGTTCGTGTCGGCGGGCTTCCTGCTGGTGATCCCGGTCGCGCTGTTCTGCGGCGACACCGTCGCCTCCGAGGCGAGCTGGTCCTCCCTGCGCTATCTGCTGGCGGCGCCCGTGCCCCGAGCCCGGCTGCTGTGGTCCAAGCTCACCGTCGCGCTCGGACTCAGCCTCGCGGCGATGGTCCTGCTGCCGGTCGTCGCGCTGGCCGTGGGCACCGCCGCCTACGGCTGGGGCCCCCTGGAGATCCCCACCGGCGGCGCGCTCTCCGCCGGCACCGCGGCCCAGCGGCTGCTCGCCGTGATCGCGTACATCTTCGTGTCCCAACTGGTCACCGCGGGGCTCGCGTTCTGGCTCTCGACGAAGACGGACGCCCCGCTCGGCGCCGTCGGCGGCGCGGTCGGCCTGACCATCGTGGGCAACGTCCTGGACGCCGTCACCGCCCTCGGCCACTGGCGCGACTTCCTGCCCGCCCACTGGCAGTTCGCCTGGGCCGACGTCATCCAGCCGACACCGGAGTGGGGCGGGATGATCCAGGGCGCCGCGATCTCGGTGACGTACGCGCTCGTCCTGTTCGCCCTGGCCTTCCGCGGCTTCCGGCACAAGGACATCGTCTCGTAG
- a CDS encoding alpha/beta fold hydrolase has protein sequence MDLRLPRPRGPRRGQLPAPTRARARGRWAAAAAALVVLAGAGTWTAVASDDAPAVHRADRVMAMDGVRIDTSYFTAGPASRRRPAVLLAHGFGGSKADVRDEAEKLARDGYAVLTWSARGFGRSTGRIGLNDPKAEVADVSRLVDWLARRPEVRLDRSGDPRVGVAGASYGGAISLLAAADDPRVDAIAPSITYWNLADALFPNGVFKKLWAGIFINSGGGCARFEPELCAMYDRVAESGRPDAAARKLLQDRSPSAVGDRIKVPTLITQGQSDSLFPLGQADAMAEAIKANGAPVDVDWIAGGHDGGDMESDRVTSRVVSWFDRYLKDDKSVATGPAFRVTRTGGVDSTDGAALLRGASSGTYPGLDSGRHTVALSGREQSFQNPAGASPPAISALPGLGGAGGLAQLSTLGVGISLDFPGQYARFQSAPLRDDLRITGSPTVTVHVRSSTDDAVLFGKVYDVGPGGTQQVLPSQLVTPVRVEGAKKGKDVTLTLPAIDHAVQKGHRLRLVLASTDLGYASPAAPATYTVALKSALQVPTAPAVRTAAAPLPSWVWWLPLAGALAALALVTAGRRRTSAPAPDPELADVPLQITGLAKRYAKSADRYAVKDLSFRVEKGQVLGLLGPNGAGKTTTLRMLMGLITPDDGEIHVFGHAIRPGAPVLSRVGAFVEGAGFLPHLTGRENLELYWQATGRPPEDAHMEEALEIAGLGDALARAVRTYSQGMRQRLAIAQAMLGLPDLLILDEPTNGLDPPQIREMRQVMIRYAAAGRTVIVSSHLLAEVEQSCTHLVVMDRGRLVQAGPVSEIIGSGDTLLVGTGAPVDAPVVEKVGALPGVLSAVATEEGLLVRLDPDGSAQRLVVELVRLEVPVTAVGPHRRLEDAFLTLIGGSA, from the coding sequence ATGGATCTTCGACTGCCCCGGCCGCGCGGGCCGCGCCGGGGGCAACTCCCCGCCCCCACGAGGGCGCGAGCCCGCGGGAGATGGGCGGCCGCCGCCGCGGCCCTCGTCGTGCTCGCCGGCGCGGGCACCTGGACGGCCGTCGCCTCCGACGACGCGCCGGCCGTGCACCGCGCCGACCGCGTCATGGCCATGGACGGAGTGCGGATCGACACCTCGTACTTCACCGCGGGACCCGCCTCGCGGCGCCGACCCGCCGTCCTGCTCGCGCACGGCTTCGGCGGCAGCAAGGCCGACGTACGCGACGAGGCGGAGAAGCTCGCCCGTGACGGATACGCGGTCCTGACCTGGTCGGCCCGCGGCTTCGGCAGGTCCACCGGCCGGATCGGGCTGAACGACCCCAAGGCCGAGGTCGCCGACGTCTCCCGGCTCGTCGACTGGCTCGCCCGGCGCCCCGAGGTCCGCCTCGACCGGAGCGGCGACCCGAGGGTCGGCGTGGCGGGCGCCTCGTACGGCGGGGCGATCTCCCTGCTGGCCGCCGCCGACGACCCGCGCGTCGACGCCATCGCCCCCTCGATCACCTACTGGAACCTCGCGGACGCCCTGTTCCCGAACGGCGTGTTCAAGAAGCTCTGGGCGGGCATCTTCATCAACTCGGGCGGCGGCTGCGCCCGCTTCGAGCCCGAGCTGTGCGCGATGTACGACAGGGTCGCGGAGTCCGGCAGGCCCGACGCGGCGGCGAGGAAGCTGCTCCAGGACCGCAGCCCCTCCGCCGTCGGCGACCGCATCAAGGTCCCCACCCTCATCACCCAGGGCCAGTCCGACTCCCTCTTCCCGCTCGGCCAGGCCGACGCCATGGCCGAGGCGATCAAGGCCAACGGCGCCCCCGTCGACGTCGACTGGATCGCCGGCGGACACGACGGCGGCGACATGGAGAGCGACCGTGTGACGTCCCGGGTCGTCTCGTGGTTCGACCGCTACCTCAAGGACGACAAGAGCGTCGCCACCGGCCCCGCCTTCCGCGTCACCCGCACCGGAGGCGTCGACTCCACCGACGGCGCCGCCCTGCTGCGCGGCGCGAGCTCCGGCACCTATCCCGGGCTGGACAGCGGCCGGCACACCGTCGCGCTGAGCGGCCGTGAGCAGAGCTTCCAGAACCCGGCCGGTGCCAGCCCGCCCGCCATCTCGGCCCTGCCGGGACTCGGCGGCGCAGGCGGCCTCGCCCAGCTCTCCACCCTCGGCGTCGGGATCTCCCTGGACTTCCCCGGCCAGTACGCCCGCTTCCAGTCCGCGCCCCTGCGGGACGACCTGCGGATCACCGGCTCGCCGACCGTCACCGTGCACGTGCGCTCCAGCACCGACGACGCCGTCCTCTTCGGGAAGGTGTACGACGTCGGCCCCGGCGGCACCCAGCAGGTGCTGCCCTCCCAGCTCGTCACCCCGGTCCGCGTCGAGGGCGCGAAGAAGGGCAAGGACGTCACCCTCACGCTGCCCGCGATCGACCACGCGGTCCAGAAGGGCCACCGGCTGCGCCTGGTCCTCGCCTCGACCGACCTCGGCTACGCCTCCCCGGCCGCCCCCGCCACGTACACCGTGGCCCTCAAGAGCGCCCTCCAGGTCCCCACCGCGCCCGCCGTGAGGACCGCGGCCGCCCCGCTGCCCTCCTGGGTGTGGTGGCTGCCGCTCGCCGGAGCGCTCGCCGCCCTCGCCCTGGTGACAGCCGGCCGCCGCCGCACGAGCGCCCCCGCGCCCGACCCCGAACTGGCCGACGTCCCCCTCCAGATCACCGGCCTCGCCAAGCGCTACGCCAAGTCCGCCGACCGGTACGCGGTCAAGGACCTGTCGTTCCGCGTGGAGAAGGGCCAGGTCCTCGGCCTGCTCGGGCCGAACGGCGCGGGCAAGACCACCACCCTGCGCATGCTCATGGGCCTCATCACCCCCGACGACGGCGAGATCCATGTCTTCGGGCACGCGATCCGGCCCGGCGCGCCCGTCCTCTCCCGCGTCGGAGCGTTCGTCGAGGGCGCGGGCTTCCTCCCGCACCTGACCGGCCGCGAGAACCTGGAGCTGTACTGGCAGGCCACGGGGCGGCCCCCCGAGGACGCCCACATGGAGGAGGCACTGGAGATCGCCGGCCTCGGCGACGCCCTCGCCCGCGCCGTGCGCACCTACTCCCAGGGCATGCGCCAGCGCCTCGCCATCGCCCAGGCCATGCTCGGCCTCCCCGACCTGCTGATCCTCGACGAACCCACCAACGGCCTCGACCCGCCGCAGATCCGCGAGATGCGCCAGGTGATGATCCGCTACGCGGCGGCCGGCCGCACGGTCATCGTCTCCAGCCATCTCCTCGCCGAGGTCGAGCAGTCCTGCACCCACCTCGTCGTCATGGACCGCGGCCGGCTCGTCCAGGCCGGACCGGTGTCCGAGATCATCGGCTCGGGCGACACCCTGCTCGTCGGCACCGGGGCACCCGTCGACGCGCCGGTCGTCGAGAAGGTCGGCGCGCTGCCCGGCGTGCTCTCGGCCGTCGCCACCGAGGAAGGACTCCTCGTCCGCCTCGACCCCGACGGCAGCGCGCAACGCCTGGTCGTCGAACTCGTACGCCTCGAAGTGCCCGTCACGGCGGTGGGACCCCACCGCCGTCTGGAGGACGCGTTCCTCACCCTGATCGGAGGCTCCGCATGA
- a CDS encoding GNAT family N-acetyltransferase: protein MELRRAATVRELTAAESLFDHPVRPEWARRFLEAQGHHLFLAYEGEVPAGFVSGVETVHPDKGTEMFLYELAVAEPFRRRGTGRALVRELAALARERGCYGMWVGVDAGNDVALATYRSAGGKDDGMCTVVTWDFG, encoded by the coding sequence ATGGAGCTGCGCCGCGCCGCCACCGTCCGGGAACTGACCGCCGCCGAGTCCCTCTTCGACCATCCCGTGCGTCCCGAGTGGGCCCGGCGGTTCCTGGAGGCGCAGGGCCATCATCTGTTCCTGGCCTACGAGGGCGAGGTGCCGGCGGGGTTCGTCAGCGGAGTCGAGACGGTCCACCCGGACAAGGGCACCGAGATGTTCCTGTACGAGCTGGCCGTGGCGGAGCCGTTCCGGCGGCGGGGCACCGGGCGGGCGCTGGTCCGTGAACTCGCCGCCCTGGCCCGGGAACGCGGCTGCTACGGGATGTGGGTGGGGGTGGACGCCGGAAACGACGTCGCCCTTGCCACGTACCGCAGCGCGGGTGGCAAGGACGACGGGATGTGCACGGTGGTGACGTGGGACTTCGGCTGA
- a CDS encoding APC family permease, whose product MTDTLRPVETAVLDAAPTATGNPKTLKRSIGVVGGTLLTLSCVTPASTLFVVIPDLFGSLGTATALTIAIGSLLCIAVAFCYSELGTLIPSAGGEYAMVSTMAGRLAGWLVFVMSLLVVMIVPPVIAIGTADYLAPLVHLDPAMTGAGVMLLATVAGLLDLRANAWITGIFLVLEVIAAGVVALLGFTHAHRGLGSLTSMQVAGTGAHTDPVTAMLVISGLAIALFATQGFSTAVYLSEELENPRRNVARTVLATLAISTVVILVPVVAITMGASDIKELTGGDISSMVTAWSNSAVGTFVSLCVALAIINAGIVMVIQNSRVLFASARDKAWPEPVNNGLSKLGRFGSPWVATLLVGVPGAALCFVNLDTLYGVTGVAVTAMYLLVAVAALLARRGHHRHTPAWRMPLWPAMPILLIVVLAYVLTQQETQYLLWTGGITAVATLYWAFYLRPRRDTRWLVSIPEDAQV is encoded by the coding sequence ATGACCGACACGCTCCGCCCCGTCGAGACCGCCGTCCTGGACGCCGCCCCAACGGCGACCGGGAACCCGAAGACGCTCAAGCGTTCCATCGGCGTCGTCGGCGGCACGCTGCTGACGCTGTCCTGCGTGACACCGGCCTCGACGCTGTTCGTGGTCATACCCGACCTCTTCGGCTCACTCGGCACCGCGACCGCCCTCACGATCGCGATCGGCTCGCTGCTCTGTATCGCCGTGGCGTTCTGCTACTCGGAGCTGGGCACCCTCATCCCCAGCGCCGGCGGCGAGTACGCCATGGTCTCCACGATGGCCGGACGGCTCGCGGGCTGGCTCGTCTTCGTGATGTCGCTGCTGGTGGTCATGATCGTCCCGCCGGTGATCGCCATCGGCACCGCCGACTACCTCGCGCCGCTGGTGCACCTCGACCCGGCGATGACCGGCGCGGGCGTGATGCTCCTCGCCACCGTCGCCGGCCTGCTCGACCTGCGCGCCAACGCCTGGATCACCGGCATCTTCCTGGTCCTGGAGGTCATCGCGGCCGGCGTCGTGGCCCTGCTCGGCTTCACCCACGCCCACCGCGGCCTCGGCAGCCTCACCTCGATGCAGGTCGCCGGGACCGGCGCGCACACCGACCCCGTGACGGCCATGCTCGTCATCTCCGGGCTCGCCATCGCCCTCTTCGCCACGCAGGGCTTCTCCACCGCCGTCTACCTCTCCGAGGAACTGGAGAACCCGCGCCGCAACGTCGCCCGCACGGTGCTGGCCACCCTCGCCATCTCCACGGTCGTCATCCTGGTCCCGGTAGTCGCCATCACCATGGGCGCCTCCGACATCAAGGAGCTCACCGGCGGCGACATCAGCAGCATGGTCACGGCCTGGTCCAACTCCGCCGTCGGCACCTTCGTCAGCCTCTGCGTCGCCCTCGCGATCATCAACGCGGGCATCGTCATGGTCATCCAGAACTCGCGCGTCCTGTTCGCCTCGGCCCGCGACAAGGCCTGGCCCGAGCCGGTCAACAACGGCCTGTCCAAGCTCGGCCGCTTCGGTTCCCCCTGGGTCGCCACCCTGCTGGTCGGCGTCCCCGGCGCCGCCCTCTGCTTCGTCAACCTCGACACCCTGTACGGCGTCACCGGCGTGGCGGTGACCGCCATGTACCTGCTCGTCGCCGTCGCCGCCCTGCTCGCCCGGCGCGGCCACCACCGCCACACCCCCGCCTGGCGGATGCCCCTGTGGCCCGCCATGCCGATCCTGCTGATCGTCGTCCTCGCCTACGTCCTGACCCAGCAGGAGACGCAGTACCTGCTGTGGACCGGCGGCATCACCGCCGTCGCCACCCTGTACTGGGCCTTCTACCTGCGCCCGCGCCGCGACACCCGCTGGCTGGTGTCGATCCCGGAGGACGCGCAGGTCTGA
- the mmsA gene encoding CoA-acylating methylmalonate-semialdehyde dehydrogenase, translating to MTKTVDHWIGGKSVEGASGAYGPVTDPATGAVTTRVAFASVEEVDAAVAAAKDAYATWGTSSLAKRTTILFKFRALLDAHRDEIAALITAEHGKVHSDALGEVARGLEIVELACGITTQLKGELSTEVASRVDVSSIRQSLGVVAGITPFNFPAMVPMWMFPIAIACGNTFVLKPSEKDPSAAMKLAELLAEAGLPDGVFNVVHGDKVAVDRLLEHPDVKAVSFVGSTPIARYIHTTAAANHKRVQALGGAKNHMLVLPDADLDAAADAAVSAAYGSAGERCMAISAVVAVGAVGDELVAKIRERAEKIKIGPGNDPASEMGPLITAVHRDKVASYVKGAADQGCEVVLDGTGYTVEGYEDGHWIGLSLLDRVPVTADAYKDEIFGPVLCVLRVDTYEEGVALINASPFGNGTAIFTHDGGAARRFQLEIEAGMVGVNVPIPVPVGYHSFGGWKDSLFGDHHIYGNDGTHFYTRGKVVTTRWPDPSEAPAGVDLGFPRNH from the coding sequence ATGACGAAGACCGTCGACCACTGGATCGGTGGCAAGTCCGTCGAAGGTGCGTCGGGTGCGTACGGGCCGGTCACCGACCCGGCCACCGGCGCCGTGACCACGAGGGTCGCGTTCGCGAGTGTCGAGGAGGTCGACGCCGCGGTCGCCGCCGCGAAGGACGCGTACGCCACCTGGGGGACGTCGTCGCTGGCCAAGCGCACCACGATCCTGTTCAAGTTCCGCGCGCTGCTCGACGCCCACCGCGACGAGATCGCCGCCCTGATCACCGCCGAGCACGGCAAGGTGCACTCGGACGCGCTCGGCGAGGTCGCCCGCGGTCTGGAGATCGTCGAGCTGGCCTGCGGGATCACGACGCAGCTCAAGGGCGAGCTGTCGACCGAGGTGGCCTCCCGGGTCGACGTGTCCTCGATCCGCCAGTCGCTGGGTGTCGTCGCGGGCATCACGCCGTTCAACTTCCCGGCGATGGTCCCGATGTGGATGTTCCCCATCGCCATCGCCTGCGGCAACACCTTCGTCCTCAAGCCGTCGGAGAAGGACCCGTCGGCCGCCATGAAGCTCGCCGAGCTGCTGGCCGAGGCCGGTCTGCCCGACGGTGTCTTCAACGTGGTGCACGGCGACAAGGTGGCCGTGGACCGCCTCCTGGAGCACCCGGACGTCAAGGCGGTGTCCTTCGTCGGCTCGACGCCGATCGCCCGCTACATCCACACCACCGCCGCCGCGAACCACAAGCGGGTCCAGGCCCTGGGCGGCGCCAAGAACCACATGCTGGTCCTGCCCGACGCCGACCTGGACGCCGCGGCCGACGCCGCCGTCTCGGCCGCGTACGGCTCGGCCGGCGAGCGCTGCATGGCGATCTCCGCGGTCGTGGCGGTCGGCGCCGTCGGTGACGAGCTGGTGGCCAAGATCCGCGAGCGCGCCGAGAAGATCAAGATCGGTCCCGGCAACGACCCGGCCTCCGAGATGGGGCCGCTCATCACGGCCGTCCACCGCGACAAGGTGGCCTCCTACGTGAAGGGCGCCGCCGACCAGGGCTGCGAGGTCGTCCTCGACGGCACGGGCTACACGGTCGAGGGCTACGAGGACGGCCACTGGATCGGCCTCTCGCTCCTGGACCGGGTGCCGGTGACGGCGGACGCGTACAAGGACGAGATCTTCGGCCCGGTGCTGTGCGTGCTGCGCGTGGACACCTACGAGGAGGGCGTGGCGCTGATCAACGCGTCCCCCTTCGGCAACGGCACCGCGATCTTCACCCATGACGGCGGCGCGGCCCGCCGTTTCCAGCTGGAGATCGAGGCGGGCATGGTCGGCGTGAACGTGCCGATCCCGGTGCCGGTGGGCTACCACTCCTTCGGCGGCTGGAAGGACTCCCTCTTCGGGGACCACCACATCTACGGGAACGACGGCACGCACTTCTACACCCGCGGCAAGGTCGTCACCACCCGCTGGCCGGACCCGTCCGAGGCCCCCGCCGGCGTCGACCTGGGCTTCCCGCGCAACCACTGA
- the iolD gene encoding 3D-(3,5/4)-trihydroxycyclohexane-1,2-dione acylhydrolase (decyclizing): MTSTTRLTVAQALVRFLAAQYTERDGARHRLIGAMWGIFGHGNVAGIGQALVEHATVPGGGISSAPPVMPFHQGRNEQAMVHAAVGYARQCGRLSAHAVTTSIGPGATNLVTGAALATVNHLPVLLLPGDVFAARPADPVLQQLEVPHAGDVSVNDCLRPVSRYFDRITRPEALIPAALQAMRVLTDPVETGAVTLALPQDVQVEAYDWPEEFFAERTWRVRRPAPDSGELARAVEAIRGARRPLIVAGGGVHHSRAEEVLAELASATGIPVASTQAGKGSLRWDHPQDVGGIGHTGTATADGLARTADLVIGVGTRYTDFTTASGTLFAAPGVRFLNLNIAPHDGHKLAGTPLVADARTALQALTEALLADRHRAEAAYVAEYTDGKERWEHRVDSAYEAEDIDVRPTQPQVLGALDDLVTEDDILINAAGSLPGDLHKLWRARSRDQYHVEYGYSCMGYEIPAAIGVRMAAPDRPVWALVGDGTYLMMPTEIVTAVQEGVAIKVVLLQNHGYASIGGLSEAVGGERLGTAYRRLAADRTYTGVPLPVDLAANAASLGMRVLRAGTVRDLRAALAEAREADTPTCVYVETETADTVSGAPPAQAWWDVPVAETATRASAVKAREEYDRHVAARRRHL; this comes from the coding sequence ATGACCTCGACGACGAGGCTGACCGTCGCACAGGCGCTGGTGCGGTTCCTCGCCGCGCAGTACACCGAACGGGACGGCGCCCGGCACCGGCTGATCGGCGCCATGTGGGGCATCTTCGGCCACGGCAACGTCGCGGGCATCGGCCAGGCGCTCGTCGAGCACGCCACCGTGCCCGGCGGGGGCATCTCCTCCGCGCCCCCCGTGATGCCGTTCCACCAGGGGCGCAACGAACAGGCCATGGTGCACGCGGCCGTCGGCTACGCGCGCCAGTGCGGCCGGCTCTCCGCGCACGCCGTGACCACCTCCATCGGGCCCGGCGCCACCAACCTCGTCACCGGCGCCGCGCTCGCCACCGTCAACCATCTGCCGGTGCTGCTCCTGCCCGGCGACGTCTTCGCGGCCCGCCCCGCCGACCCGGTGCTCCAGCAGCTGGAGGTCCCCCACGCCGGGGACGTGTCGGTCAACGACTGTCTGCGCCCGGTGTCGCGGTACTTCGACCGGATCACCCGCCCCGAGGCGCTGATCCCGGCGGCCCTCCAGGCGATGCGCGTGCTCACCGACCCGGTCGAGACCGGCGCCGTCACGCTCGCGCTGCCGCAGGACGTGCAGGTGGAGGCGTACGACTGGCCCGAGGAGTTCTTCGCCGAACGGACCTGGCGCGTACGGCGCCCGGCGCCCGACTCCGGCGAGCTGGCGCGCGCCGTCGAGGCGATCCGAGGGGCCCGGCGTCCGCTGATCGTCGCGGGCGGCGGTGTGCACCACAGCCGTGCCGAGGAGGTGCTCGCGGAGCTCGCCTCGGCCACCGGTATCCCCGTCGCCTCCACCCAGGCCGGCAAGGGCTCGCTGCGCTGGGACCACCCGCAGGACGTCGGCGGCATCGGGCACACCGGCACGGCGACCGCCGACGGACTCGCCCGCACCGCCGACCTGGTGATCGGCGTCGGCACCCGCTACACCGACTTCACCACCGCCTCGGGCACGCTGTTCGCGGCCCCGGGCGTCCGCTTCCTCAACCTCAACATCGCTCCCCACGACGGCCACAAACTCGCCGGCACCCCGCTGGTCGCCGACGCGCGCACCGCCCTTCAGGCGCTCACCGAGGCGCTGCTCGCCGACCGGCACCGCGCGGAGGCCGCGTACGTCGCCGAGTACACGGACGGCAAGGAGCGCTGGGAGCACCGGGTCGATTCGGCCTACGAGGCGGAGGACATCGACGTCCGGCCGACCCAGCCGCAGGTCCTCGGCGCGCTCGACGACCTGGTCACCGAGGACGACATCCTGATCAACGCGGCCGGTTCGCTCCCCGGCGACCTGCACAAGCTGTGGCGGGCGCGGTCGCGCGACCAGTACCACGTCGAGTACGGCTACTCCTGCATGGGCTACGAGATCCCGGCCGCGATCGGGGTGCGGATGGCGGCCCCGGACCGGCCGGTGTGGGCGCTGGTCGGCGACGGCACGTATCTGATGATGCCGACCGAGATCGTCACCGCCGTCCAGGAGGGCGTCGCGATCAAGGTGGTCCTCCTCCAGAACCACGGGTACGCGTCGATCGGCGGGCTCTCGGAGGCGGTGGGCGGCGAGCGCCTGGGCACGGCGTACCGCCGTCTGGCCGCCGACCGTACGTACACAGGGGTGCCGTTGCCGGTCGATCTCGCGGCCAACGCGGCCAGTCTGGGCATGCGTGTCCTGCGCGCGGGGACCGTGCGTGACCTGCGGGCGGCCCTGGCCGAGGCGCGCGAGGCGGACACTCCCACTTGTGTCTACGTGGAGACCGAAACGGCAGACACAGTGTCGGGCGCGCCCCCGGCCCAGGCCTGGTGGGATGTACCTGTGGCCGAGACCGCGACCCGAGCGTCGGCGGTGAAGGCCCGCGAGGAGTACGACCGGCACGTCGCCGCCCGACGACGCCATCTGTGA
- the iolB gene encoding 5-deoxy-glucuronate isomerase has protein sequence MRRPDNGLYVPRGSASDAHYALDIDPERAGWTHSSLRVVELAPGGTHTFTTGDSEWIVLPLRGGCTVRTKDGMEEEEFQLLGRRSVFDGVSDFAYVPREARAQIASGVGGRFALAGAKCERRLPARYGPAPEVPVEDRGSGTCARQVRNFAAADVFDCDRLIAVEVVTPGGNWSSYPPHKHDEHLPGVESRLEEIYYFEIDGPDGFGYQRVFPSREGGADVLAEVRTGDAVLVPDGWHGPSIAQPGHAMYYLNVMAGPGGDREWRIRFHPDHANSTGGYR, from the coding sequence ATGAGACGTCCGGACAACGGGCTGTACGTGCCCAGGGGCAGCGCCTCGGACGCCCACTACGCCCTCGACATCGACCCCGAGCGGGCCGGCTGGACCCACAGCAGCCTGCGCGTCGTGGAGCTGGCCCCCGGCGGCACCCACACCTTCACCACCGGGGACAGCGAGTGGATCGTGCTGCCGCTGCGCGGTGGTTGCACGGTGCGCACCAAGGACGGAATGGAAGAGGAGGAGTTCCAACTCCTGGGCAGGAGGAGTGTGTTCGACGGAGTCTCCGACTTCGCGTACGTTCCCCGTGAGGCCCGGGCCCAGATCGCCTCCGGCGTGGGAGGCCGCTTCGCCCTGGCAGGAGCGAAGTGCGAGCGCCGACTCCCCGCCCGCTACGGCCCCGCGCCGGAGGTACCCGTCGAAGACCGCGGCAGCGGCACGTGCGCGCGCCAGGTGCGCAATTTCGCCGCCGCGGACGTCTTCGACTGCGACCGGCTCATCGCCGTGGAGGTCGTCACCCCCGGCGGCAACTGGTCCTCGTATCCGCCGCACAAGCACGACGAACACCTGCCCGGTGTCGAGTCGCGGCTGGAGGAGATCTACTACTTCGAGATCGACGGACCGGACGGCTTCGGCTACCAGCGCGTCTTCCCCTCCCGCGAGGGCGGTGCGGACGTCCTCGCCGAGGTCCGCACCGGCGACGCCGTCCTCGTGCCCGACGGCTGGCACGGTCCGTCCATCGCCCAGCCCGGTCACGCCATGTACTACCTCAACGTCATGGCCGGGCCGGGCGGGGACAGGGAGTGGCGGATCCGCTTCCACCCGGACCACGCGAACAGCACAGGGGGATACCGATGA
- a CDS encoding deoxyribose-phosphate aldolase, with protein sequence MRAGHVGGARPEQGGDARAHPRVDVSALVRLRARHPEAIAEAAARRVRRPLLDGSGRLMIVAADHPARGMLAVGDRSLAMADRAGLLERLCVALSRPGVDGVLATADILDDLLLLGVLDGKVVIGSMNRGGLAGSVFELDDRFTGHRPKDIERLGFDAGKLLLRIDYDDPGSVRTLESAARVIDGMAERQLPVFVEPFLCRRRHDGTLRNDLSAEAVTKSIAIAAGLGGSSAYTWLKVPVTENPDDMARVMETCTLPAVLLGGEVGEDQEGAYEKWRGALQLPTVQGLVVGRSLLYPADGDVAAAVDTAVGLL encoded by the coding sequence ATGAGGGCGGGCCACGTCGGCGGCGCCCGACCCGAACAGGGAGGCGACGCCCGCGCCCACCCGCGCGTCGACGTCTCCGCCCTGGTCCGCCTCCGGGCCCGGCACCCGGAGGCGATCGCCGAGGCCGCCGCCCGGCGGGTGCGGCGACCGCTGCTCGACGGCTCCGGGCGGCTGATGATCGTCGCCGCGGACCACCCGGCCCGCGGCATGCTGGCCGTCGGCGACCGGAGCCTGGCCATGGCGGACCGCGCCGGGCTGCTGGAGCGCCTGTGCGTCGCGCTCTCCCGCCCCGGCGTCGACGGCGTGCTCGCCACCGCCGACATACTCGACGACCTGCTGCTGCTCGGCGTCCTCGACGGCAAGGTGGTCATCGGGTCGATGAACCGCGGCGGACTCGCGGGCTCCGTCTTCGAACTGGACGACCGGTTCACCGGCCACCGTCCCAAGGACATCGAACGGCTCGGTTTCGACGCCGGAAAACTGCTGCTGCGCATCGACTACGACGACCCCGGATCGGTGCGCACCCTGGAGTCCGCCGCCCGGGTGATCGACGGCATGGCCGAACGCCAACTTCCGGTCTTCGTCGAACCGTTCCTCTGCCGTCGCCGGCACGACGGCACCCTGCGCAACGATCTGAGCGCCGAGGCCGTCACCAAGTCCATCGCCATCGCCGCCGGTCTGGGCGGCAGTTCGGCGTACACCTGGCTGAAGGTCCCCGTCACCGAGAACCCCGACGACATGGCCCGGGTCATGGAGACGTGCACACTGCCCGCCGTACTGCTCGGCGGAGAGGTCGGCGAGGACCAGGAGGGTGCGTACGAGAAATGGCGCGGGGCGCTCCAACTCCCCACCGTGCAGGGCCTGGTGGTGGGCCGTTCGCTGCTGTACCCCGCGGACGGCGATGTCGCCGCGGCCGTGGACACCGCCGTAGGACTCCTGTGA